The following proteins come from a genomic window of Vidua chalybeata isolate OUT-0048 chromosome 2, bVidCha1 merged haplotype, whole genome shotgun sequence:
- the HTR1F gene encoding 5-hydroxytryptamine receptor 1F — MDLINSTEQNSTSEEPFKWATSKILISITLSVLALMTTAINSLVMTAIIVTRKLHHPANYLICSLAVTDFLVAVLVMPFSIVYIVKETWIMGQVVCDIWLSVDITCCTCSILHLSAIALDRYRAITDAVEYARKRTPKHAGIMIAVVWIISIFISMPPLFWRHQTTSREDECIIKHDHIVFTIYSTFGAFYIPLALILILYYKIYKAAKTFHRRSVSRIVREEGVNGQVLLDAGERSTKSASMPSTTEKTSDPLVSSDKINITLRSPRSESKHEKSWKKQRISSTRERKAATTLGLILGAFVICWLPFFVKEVVVNTCETCHISEDMSNFLAWLGYINSLINPLIYTIFNEDFKKAFQKLVRCGQYL, encoded by the coding sequence ATGGATTTAATAAACTCAACTGAACAAAACAGTACATCAGAAGAACCTTTCAAATGGGCAACATCCAAGATTCTCATTTCCATTACTCTGTCTGTGCTTGCTCTAATGACAACGGCCATCAATTCTCTTGTGATGACTGCAATAATTGTGACAAGAAAGCTCCACCACCCTGCCAACTATCTAATCTGCTCTCTTGCAGTGACTGACTTCcttgtggcagtgctggtgatGCCCTTCAGCATTGTCTACATCGTAAAGGAGACCTGGATCATGGGGCAGGTGGTGTGTGACATTTGGCTGAGCGTGGACATCACGTGCTGCACTTGTTCCATCTTGCACCTCTCCGCCATTGCCTTGGACCGGTACAGAGCGATCACGGATGCTGTGGAATATGCCCGGAAAAGGACACCTAAGCACGCTGGCATCATGATAGCAGTTGTATGGATCATATCCATTTTTATCTCCATGCCGCCTTTGTTTTGGAGGCACCAGACAACCAGTAGGGAGGACGAATGCATCATCAAACACGACCACATCGTTTTCACCATTTACTCCACATTTGGCGCCTTCTACATCCCGCTGGCCTTGATCCTGATCCTTTACTACAAGATCTACAAAGCAGCAAAGACATTTCACAGGAGAAGCGTCAGCCGGATCGTGAGGGAGGAGGGGGTGAATGGACAAGTCCTTTTGGATGCAGGTGAAAGAAGCACCAAATCAGCTTCAATGCCCAGCACAACAGAGAAGACCTCAGATCCCCTGGTGAGCTCTGATAAAATCAACATCACCCTACGAAGTCCCAGGTCTGAATCCAAGCATGAGAAATcctggaaaaaacagagaatCTCCAGCACGAGAGAGAGAAAGGCAGCAACAACGCTCGGTTTGATCTTGGGGGCATTTGTGATCTGCTGGCTCCCGTTTTTTGTAAAAGAAGTAGTTGTTAACACCTGTGAAACATGTCACATCTCAGAAGACATGTCTAATTTCCTAGCATGGCTGGGATATATAAACTCCCTTATTAACCCTTTAATCTACACAATCTTTAATGAAGATTTCAAGAAAGCCTTCCAAAAGCTTGTACGGTGCGGGCAATATCTTTAA